One Torulaspora globosa chromosome 5, complete sequence DNA window includes the following coding sequences:
- the OMS1 gene encoding putative RNA methyltransferase (ancestral locus Anc_5.344): MLARGLKATARLKRQSASLYAGSVWIRCASNVKTYIPKPTTRVRRPKTEKELAREKFEEQLNSPNRFIRWGAIARSERFSKGMTKYLIGAYILFLGYGLYFMKKVYAKDKELEKLRNKEKSGNINEYEHLRIKELTGKLRRRDELKLITYNKMIEEGVRDFDNVKLENNDQNKLNEKILPARDTTAFYEGKAEEYDDDVNFEERAIFMGRRRKWLMRHCEGDVLEVACGTGRNIKYLNPERISSITFLDSSEKMVEITYKKFKEKFPSFQKAAFVVGKAENLVDLAKGNKVDQSDLKSSNENLEAIQKDETKVKYDTIVETFGLCSHEDPVKALKNFAILLKPEGRIVLLEHGRGSYGFINKILDDRAEKRLRTWGCRWNLDIGEILDDSGLEIVEEARTHLGTTWCIVAKKKGATKKKSEVGFFEKYLGSSIRNKLEALDDSNEKTK; the protein is encoded by the coding sequence ATGCTGGCAAGAGGTTTGAAAGCCACAGCTAGGCTTAAACGCCAGTCAGCAAGCCTTTACGCAGGCTCGGTTTGGATTAGATGTGCAAGTAACGTTAAGACATATATACCCAAGCCTACCACCAGAGTTAGGCGTCCAAAGACTGAAAAGGAGCTTGCGAGGgagaaatttgaagagcaattGAACTCACCAAACAGATTTATCAGATGGGGTGCCATAGCAAGATCTGAAAGGTTCAGTAAAGGTATGACAAAATACCTGATCGGAGCATACATCCTGTTCCTTGGCTACGGTCTTTATTTCATGAAGAAGGTGTATGCAAAAGATAAGGAGCTTGAGAAACTGAGGAATAAGGAGAAAAGTGGCAATATCAATGAGTATGAGCATCTAAGAATAAAAGAGCTGACCGGTAAATTGAGGAGAAGAGATGAACTTAAACTGATCACTTACAACAAGATGATTGAGGAAGGAGTCCGGGATTTTGACAACGTCAAACTAGAGAACAATGATCAAAACAAGTTGAATGAGAAAATCCTACCTGCCAGAGACACTACAGCATTCTACGAGGGCAAAGCAGAGGAGTATGACGACGATGTGaactttgaagagagaGCTATCTTTATGGGCAGAAGGCGTAAGTGGCTCATGAGGCATTGTGAAGGAGACGTTTTGGAAGTCGCGTGCGGTACAGGCAGAAATATCAAGTATTTGAATCCGGAAAGGATTAGTTCAATTACCTTCCTGGACTCTTCTGAAAAGATGGTGGAGATAACTtacaagaagttcaaggaaAAGTTCCCATCCTTCCAGAAAGCTGCCTTTGTGGTTGGTAAAGCCGAAAACTTGGTCGATCTGGCCAAAGGAAATAAGGTTGACCAGTccgatttgaagagcagtAATGAAAACCTTGAGGCTATTCAAAAGGATGAAACTAAGGTCAAGTACGATACGATCGTGGAGACCTTCGGCTTGTGTTCACATGAGGATCCTGTCAAAGCGTTAAAGAACTTTGCTATACTGCTGAAGCCTGAAGGCAGAATCGTATTGCTAGAGCATGGTAGAGGCTCTTATGGATTTATCAACAAGATATTGGATGATAGGGCCGAAAAACGTCTCAGAACGTGGGGTTGCAGGTGGAACTTGGACATCGGTGAAATCCTAGATGATTCGGGCCTCGAGATTGTGGAGGAGGCCAGAACCCATTTGGGTACCACATGGTGTATTGTGgctaagaagaagggcGCTACCAAAAAGAAGTCGGAAGTGggtttcttcgagaagtatCTCGGTTCCAGCATCCGAAACAAACTGGAAGCGCTAGATGATTCTAACGAAAAGACGAAATAG
- the DYS1 gene encoding deoxyhypusine synthase (ancestral locus Anc_5.343), which yields MSKANEKLPDLLADAVLKESVPIPDDFVKVQGIDYSKPEATDMRASDLIDAMKTMGFQASSLGQACEIINSMRSWRGRHKDELEEHEKKGSFDDEGYQKTTIFMGYTSNLISSGLRETLAYLVKNRMVDAVVASAGGIEEDLIKCLAPTFLGKFSLKGASLREQGLNRIGNLLVPNDNYCKFEEWIVPILDKMLEEQDEYVAKNGADCLEANQDVDSPIWTPSKMIDRLGKEIDDESSVLYWAHKNKIPVFCPSITDGSIGDMLFFHTFKASPKQLRVDVVADIRKINSISMEASRAGMIILGGGLIKHHIANACLMRNGADYAVYINTGQEFDGSDAGARPDEAVSWGKIKATARSVKVYADATIVFPLVVAATFASGKKLDKTSD from the coding sequence ATGTCGAAAGCCAATGAGAAGTTGCCAGACCTTTTGGCAGATGCTGTCTTGAAGGAATCAGTGCCAATTCCGGATGACTTCGTTAAAGTGCAAGGTATCGATTACTCAAAGCCTGAGGCGACGGATATGAGGGCCAGCGACTTGATTGATGCTATGAAGACTATGGGTTTTCAGGCTAGTTCGCTGGGACAAGCGTGTGAGATCATCAACAGCATGAGATCGTGGAGAGGAAGACATAAGGATGAGCTAGAGGAGCACGAGAAGAAAGGGTCTTTTGACGATGAGGGATATCAAAAGACTACGATTTTCATGGGCTATACCTCCAACCTGATCAGTTCCGGGCTACGTGAGACTCTGGCGTACTTAGTGAAGAACCGGATGGTGGACGCGGTGGTTGCCAGTGCTGGTGGCATCGAggaagatctcatcaaGTGTTTGGCGCCAACCTTCTTGGGCaaattctctttgaaagGTGCATCCTTGCGTGAGCAAGGTTTGAACCGTATAGGAAATCTTCTGGTGCCCAACGACAATTACTgcaagtttgaagaatggaTCGTGCCTATCCTGGACAAGATGCTGGAAGAGCAGGATGAGTACGTTGCCAAGAACGGCGCAGACTGCTTGGAGGCTAACCAGGACGTGGACTCCCCGATCTGGACTCCATCCAAGATGATCGACCGATTGGGCAAGGAGATTGACGACGAGTCCTCCGTCCTCTACTGGGCCCACAAGAACAAGATTCCGGTTTTCTGCCCTTCGATCACGGATGGGTCCATCGGTGATATGCTTTTCTTCCATACTTTCAAAGCGTCTCCAAAACAATTGAGAGTCGACGTTGTAGCAGACATCCGCAAGATCAATTCGATCTCCATGGAGGCCTCGAGGGCCGGTATGATCATTCTGGGTGGAGGCCTAATCAAGCATCATATCGCCAATGCTTGTCTGATGAGAAACGGTGCAGACTACGCTGTATACATCAACACCGGGCAGGAGTTTGACGGCTCCGATGCTGGAGCCAGACCCGACGAAGCCGTCTCCTGGGGCAAAATCAAGGCAACGGCTAGATCCGTCAAGGTTTACGCCGATGCTACTATCGTCTTCCCATTGGTGGTGGCCGCTACTTTCGCCAGTGGCAAGAAGCTTGACAAGACTAGCGATTGA
- the PIB1 gene encoding phosphatidylinositol-3-phosphate-binding ubiquitin-protein ligase (ancestral locus Anc_5.339) — protein sequence MADDGNFINSFANWQPDEDMQSCLNCHAPFSFLMRKHHCRCCGGIFCAACSERLARYDTKRVKVVKRHTNDDDEYPPFRTCDSCYDNLLHLKLLLSPWGRPLELSDRSAVFHNERTAANNDRASPQRATQASEVVKPAAGTERTREVGQSRSSSVRRARIDDDNYCPICNYDLATLATEEAAQNHVEECLRKASDIQQHLGSPEETESPAFQNRMLVYKVAPTENGQYRECPICFEDMAAGEKVGRLECLCMFHHKCIKGWFNKKAQRMKSKDIQYIGKNFCPLHDAIF from the coding sequence ATGGCTGACGATGGtaatttcatcaatagcTTCGCCAACTGGCAacctgatgaagacatgCAAAGTTGCCTGAATTGCCATGCTCCGTTCTCCTttctgatgaggaagcaTCATTGCAGGTGCTGTGGTGGGATATTTTGTGCTGCCTGCTCTGAAAGATTAGCCAGGTACGATACGAAGCGGGTGAAAGTGGTTAAGAGGCATAcaaatgatgatgacgagTACCCTCCGTTTAGAACCTGTGATTCATGCTACGATAATTTACTGCATTTAAAGCTGCTCCTCTCGCCATGGGGGAGGCCTCTGGAGCTCAGCGACAGATCTGCTGTGTTCCATAatgaaagaactgcagcGAATAATGACCGGGCATCACCTCAACGAGCTACACAGGCGAGCGAAGTGGTTAAGCCAGCCGCTGGAACGGAGCGAACACGGGAAGTTGGCCAGAGTCGCAGCAGTAGCGTACGACGGGCCAGGATCGATGACGATAACTACTGTCCAATCTGTAACTATGACCTAGCAACATTGGCCACGGAAGAAGCGGCACAGAATCATGTAGAGGAATGTCTCCGAAAGGCCTCTGATATCCAGCAGCATCTTGGTTCCCCCGAAGAGACGGAAAGCCCTGCTTTCCAGAATAGGATGCTGGTCTACAAGGTTGCGCCTACGGAGAACGGCCAATATCGCGAGTGCCCAATATGCTTTGAAGACATGGCTGCTGGTGAAAAGGTTGGCAGGTTGGAGTGTCTATGTATGTTTCATCACAAATGCATCAAGGGCTGGTTCAATAAGAAGGCACAAAGGATGAAATCCAAAGATATACAGTATATCGGCAAAAATTTCTGTCCTCTGCATGATGCCATATTTTGA
- the SSF1 gene encoding rRNA-binding ribosome biosynthesis protein (ancestral locus Anc_5.338): MAKRRTKKRTHVQQPPEDQKQIPKSMVIRVGQTSLSNHSLNQLVKDFRQIMQPHTAVKLKERKSNKLKDFVVMCGPLGVSHLFIFTQSEKTGNVSLKIARTPQGPTITFQVENYSLNKDVKKFLKRPKSLNNEDLLQPPLLVLNGFNTMRNKKEGASDSDEANVEKVVVSMFQNIFPPLNPARTQLNSIKRVFMINKDQETGEISMRHYSIDIREVEISRNLKRLYRAKQKLNKAVPNLYRKEDISSLILDHDVGSYTSESEVEDESIVKVVDRKDIKARRLTNKEADADIATSDQPAEPLVTPKKKAVKLTELGPRLTLKLVKIEEGICSGRVLHHEFVKKTSAEVKALEKRHMEKMRLKEQRRKEQEANIAQKKAAKEAKKQRKLERRKARQQLASSHEDGDNSDVSMGEDEESGSDSESASDNERYNDLPEDLDSDLFSEVDE; encoded by the coding sequence ATGGCAAAGAGaagaaccaagaagagaactCATGTACAGCAGCCACCAGAGGATCAGAAACAGATCCCGAAGTCGATGGTGATACGAGTGGGACAAACGTCGCTTTCGAACCACTCGTTGAATCAATTGGTCAAGGACTTCCGTCAGATCATGCAACCGCACACTGCAGtgaaattgaaagagagAAAATCGAATAAATTGAAGGATTTTGTGGTTATGTGTGGACCTCTTGGTGTGTCGCATCTATTCATCTTTACACAGTCTGAGAAAACGGGGAACgtttctttgaagattgcCAGAACTCCTCAAGGTCCGACTATCACATTCCAGGTCGAGAATTACTCTTTAAACAAGGACGTTaagaagtttttgaaaagGCCCAAGTCTCTGAACAATGAAGATTTGCTGCAACCTCCCTTGTTGGTCCTGAACGGCTTCAATACAatgagaaacaagaaggaaggtGCCAGTGATAGTGATGAAGCAAACGTGGAGAAAGTGGTGGTCTCTATGTTCCAGAACATTTTCCCGCCATTGAACCCGGCACGAACTCAGTTGAACTCCATAAAGCGTGTATTCATGATCAATAAAGACCAGGAGACTGGAGAAATTTCGATGCGTCACTATTCTATCGATATTAGAGAAGTGGAGATATCAAGGAACTTGAAAAGGCTATACAGAGCCAAGCAAAAGCTTAACAAAGCCGTGCCGAATCTCTACAGGAAAGAGGATATATCGTCATTGATTCTGGACCACGACGTTGGCTCATACACCTCGGAATCTGAAGTCGAAGACGAGTCCATAGTGAAGGTCGTCGATAGGAAGGATATCAAGGCACGCAGACTAACCAATAAAGAGGCAGATGCTGACATAGCAACATCTGACCAGCCAGCAGAGCCACTGGTCacgccaaagaagaaagcggTCAAGCTGACGGAGTTGGGACCCAGGCTGACATTGAAACTGGTCAAAATAGAAGAGGGAATTTGCTCCGGGAGAGTGTTACATCATGAGTTCGTTAAGAAAACTAGTGCTGAAGTCAAAGCACTGGAGAAGAGGCATATGGAGAAGATGAGACTGAAAGAgcagagaaggaaagaaCAAGAGGCAAACATAGCTCAAAAGAAAGCTGCGAAGGAAgcaaagaagcaaagaaaactggagagaagaaaggcaaGACAACAACTGGCGTCCAGCCACGAAGACGGGGATAATTCAGATGTGTCGATgggagaagatgaagaaagcggAAGCGACAGCGAGAGCGCCAGCGATAACGAGCGGTACAATGATCTTCCTGAAGACCTGGACAGTGATTTGTTCAGTGAAGTTGACGAGTAG
- the TFB1 gene encoding TFIIH/NER complex subunit TFB1 (ancestral locus Anc_5.336), with translation MSHSGAASYDKTAGILTIDEDCSPAELKWRSPDGTKSLTVVLNTVDRLQATPATSDKMRLRLLGKVDESKKQKDNEGNIVSPKPRIHTFTFNNRTVLDNIKVTLQHIISRYKDDEVYEEKRRKEEASANSKASPSVTPPAGNLVNTVTLDDSLSKAKLITNLKLQQSLLREDKSLMRSFQETVINAGLPPYEFWSTRVPMLRAYALSISQKVGPYNVLSTIKPVASSDNKVNVNISREKILSIFQNYPIVKKAYMDNVPKNFKEPEFWARFFSSKLFRKLRGERIMQNDRGDVIIDRYLTLDQEYDRKDDSALLHAVKKTIDIDGNIQDDPVRKGNKPDFTMQPGVDVNGNSDGTTDILKGMNRLSEKMVMSLENQYSRSNLQQEDLDREERDEIELNDLQESYREDYAVINLKNQREEGSSEAKVFIEKSKEKQKHIDKKKVNEQISLVLDSLSKKLDLTQVAKSSDYNSEINQRVISAVKINAKQARYHNVDSALGTFVGNRTDESEAASKLPLDLLESCRMLHGTCCEFLKHFYIHFYSTEAKRQKMAKKLSKSLKDCSEKITELLDDVEKGDGENMSSICRSYLRPVMVSIDRAIEKFNDFTNEKP, from the coding sequence ATGTCCCATTCAGGTGCTGCTAGTTATGACAAAACTGCTGGTATCTTGACGATTGACGAGGACTGCTCTCCAGCTGAACTGAAGTGGAGGTCTCCAGATGGTACGAAATCTCTTACAGTTGTCTTGAATACCGTTGATAGGCTTCAGGCTACGCCTGCTACTAGTGATAAAATGAGGCTGAGGCTACTCGGGAAAGTAGACgagtcgaagaagcagaaggacAATGAAGGCAACATCGTCAGTCCGAAACCACGGATTCATACCTTCACGTTCAACAATAGAACGGTTTTGGATAACATTAAGGTGACTTTGCAACATATTATCTCTCGCTataaagatgatgaagtctatgaagaaaagagacgaaaagaagaagcgtCAGCTAACTCCAAGGCAAGCCCATCAGTGACCCCACCGGCAGGTAATCTGGTTAACACAGTAACGTTAGATGACTCTTTGTCCAAGGCGAAGCTGATAACGAATTTGAAACTGCAACAGTCTTTGCTGCGAGAAGATAAATCGTTAATGCggagctttcaagaaacagTTATTAATGCAGGTCTTCCGCCTTATGAGTTTTGGTCCACGCGTGTGCCGATGTTGAGAGCGTATGCCTTGTCAATTTCACAGAAGGTGGGCCCATACAACGTACTTTCAACCATCAAACCAGTGGCGTCTTCAGACAACAAAGTCAACGTCAACATTTCACGAGAAAAGATTTTGAGTATCTTCCAGAACTACCCCATTGTAAAGAAAGCATATATGGACAATGTGCCGAAGAACTTCAAGGAACCAGAGTTCTGGGCAAGATTTTTCTCCTCAAAGTTATTCCGGAAACTGAGAGGCGAGCGTATTATGCAGAACGATCGAGGTGATGTCATTATTGACAGATACTTGACTTTAGATCAAGAATATGATCGAAAGGACGATTCTGCCCTGCTGCATGCTGTTAAAAAGACAATTGACATCGACGGCAATATACAGGACGATCCTGTGCGAAAAGGTAACAAGCCAGATTTTACCATGCAACCAGGCGTTGATGTTAATGGTAATAGCGACGGGACAACTGACATTTTAAAAGGTATGAATAGACTGAGTGAGAAAATGGTGATGTCACTGGAAAACCAATATTCCCGGTCTAATTTGCAACAGGAAGACTTGGATCgcgaagaaagagatgaaATTGAGTTAAATGATTTGCAAGAAAGCTATCGTGAAGACTATGCCGTTataaatttgaaaaatcagCGGGAAGAAGGTTCTTCGGAGGCCAAAGTGTTTATCGAAAAatcaaaagagaagcaaaaacatatcgacaagaagaaggttaaCGAGCAaatttctttggttttGGATAGTTTATCAAAAAAATTGGATTTAACTCAAGTAGCCAAAAGTAGTGATTACAACAGTGAGATCAATCAGCGGGTCATAAGCGCCGTGAAGATAAATGCAAAGCAGGCAAGATATCATAACGTCGATTCTGCACTGGGGACTTTTGTAGGAAATAGAACTGATGAATCGGAGGCAGCGTCCAAATTGCCGCTAGATTTATTAGAAAGTTGCCGAATGTTACATGGTACTTGCTGCGAGTTTTTGAAGCATTTTTACATCCACTTCTACAGTACCGAAGCCAAGAGACAAAAGATGGCTAAGAAACTCTCCAAGAGTCTAAAAGACTGTTCTGAAAAGATAACCGAACTACTTGATGACGTGGAGAAAGGTGACGGCGAAAACATGTCAAGCATATGCCGGTCGTACCTGCGGCCAGTGATGGTATCTATTGATCGAGCAATAGAGAAGTTTAATGATTTTACAAATGAGAAGCCTTGA
- the RRP3 gene encoding RNA-dependent ATPase RRP3 (ancestral locus Anc_5.337) codes for MTAEKKARNGAVKKSKASKSSELSSLAAKIKAKALENQKKLQNREDSDSESAEEDKKAVRDVQTDSKGTQEETRDEDEVLESFADLNVVPELLQACKNLNFTKPTPIQAKAIPPALEGKDIIGLAQTGSGKTAAFAIPILNKLWHDQSPYYACILSPTRELAQQIKETFDSLGAIMGARTTCIVGGMNMMDQARDLMRKPHIIIATPGRLMDHLENTKGFSLRKLKFLVMDEADRLLDMEFGPVLDRILKILPTQGRTTYLFSATMTSKIEKLQRASLTDPVKCAVSNKYQTVDTLVQTLMVVPGGLKNTYLIYLLNEFVGKTIIVFTRTKANAERISTLCNLLEFSATALHGDLNQNQRTGALDLFKAGRRSILVATDVAARGLDIPSVDIVINYDIPVDSKSYIHRVGRTARAGRSGKSISLVSQYDLELILRIEEVLGKKLPKESVDKDMIMSLRNSVDKANGEVIMELNRRSKEKAARGGGRRARMAAKMDMDKEER; via the coding sequence ATGACAGCCGAGAAAAAAGCGAGAAATGGAGCggtcaagaagagcaaggCCAGCAAGAGCAGTGAGCTATCTTCACTAGCggccaagatcaaggcAAAAGCCCTTGAGAATcagaaaaagctgcagaaTCGTGAGGATTCAGATTCGGAGAGTGCCGAGGAAGATAAAAAGGCTGTCCGGGATGTACAGACGGATTCTAAGGGCACGCAGGAAGAGACAAgggatgaagatgaggtTCTCGAGTCGTTTGCTGACCTCAATGTTGTTCCTGAACTTCTCCAGGCTTGTAAAAACCTGAACTTTACGAAACCGACGCCGATCCAGGCTAAGGCAATCCCTCCAGCGTTGGAGGGTAAGGATATTATTGGTTTGGCACAGACGGGTTCAGGTAAGACGGCCGCGTTTGCGATTCCTATTCTTAATAAATTGTGGCACGACCAGTCGCCGTACTATGCCTGTATCTTATCTCCCACCAGAGAACTGGCGCAGCAGATTAAGGAAACGTTTGATTCGCTGGGGGCTATTATGGGAGCACGTACTACATGCATCGTCGGTGGTATGAACATGATGGATCAGGCGAGAGACCTAATGCGCAAGCCGCATATCATCATTGCAACGCCGGGTAGATTGATGGACCATTTGGAGAATACGAAGGGGTTTTCATTGCGGAAGCTCAAGTTCCTGGTGATGGACGAGGCGGACAGGCTACTCGATATGGAGTTTGGGCCTGTCCTAGACAGAATATTAAAAATTCTTCCCACACAGGGCAGAACTACGTATCTTTTCTCTGCGACAATGACGTCgaagattgaaaagttACAGAGAGCTAGTTTAACTGATCCAGTGAAATGCGCTGTCTCCAATAAATACCAAACTGTCGATACCTTGGTGCAAACTTTGATGGTTGTACCGGGCGGCTTGAAGAACACCTACCTGATATATCTGTTGAACGAATTTGTGGGAAAGACCATCATTGTGTTCACCAGGACCAAAGCTAATGCAGAAAGAATATCAACCCTATGCAATCTGCTGGAATTCAGCGCCACAGCCTTACACGGTGATTTGAACCAGAATCAGAGAACCGGTGCTTTAGATCTATTCAAAGCAGGTAGAAGATCTATTCTTGTGGCTACGGATGTGGCCGCCAGAGGTCTGGATATTCCTTCTGTCGATATCGTTATCAATTATGATATTCCAGTCGATTCCAAGTCTTATATCCACCGTGTCGGCAGAACTGCCAGAGCCGGGCGGTCAGGTAAGTCAATTTCCCTTGTATCCCAGTATGATCTCGAACTGATATTACGTATAGAAGAGGTGTTGGGCAAGAAACTACCGAAGGAGAGTGTGGACAAGGATATGATTATGTCATTGAGGAATTCAGTGGATAAGGCCAATGGAGAAGTGATTATGGAACTTAACAGAAGGAGCAaggaaaaagctgcaagaGGTGGTGGAAGACGCGCGAGAATGGCAGCCAAAATGGATATGGACAAAGAGGAACGCTGA
- the IPK1 gene encoding inositol pentakisphosphate 2-kinase (ancestral locus Anc_5.342) → MKVVGEGNANILIDYGNANWLYRCCVRFKDSLKRNNEYSIENLQYIETSVKAFLGDLLCPMELKELPLKGLESILGRYVANLDDTKVIVFEMPNLKPRYLEKTAYADRFTQIYTSADSSCVVLELKPKWLYNPSAYCRNCSHSKLKGREHRYCYSKLNQDPLHLTELLAGAGDLPPKFERDLASYLARSTNVLAVLYAAQRELKHEALSRIESVADVTSSMSLAMTLRDVTCFIEWSSDGDQLGVNVVDVDLKPKEKFLHWRETQLRLDNLEDKCYH, encoded by the coding sequence ATGAAAGTCGTTGGCGAGGGCAATGCTAACATACTGATCGACTATGGGAACGCCAATTGGTTATACAGATGTTGCGTGCGGTTCAAAGACTCTTTGAAGCGAAATAATGAATACAGCATTGAAAACCTGCAGTATATTGAAACGTCGGTGAAAGCGTTTCTAGGAGATCTATTGTGTCCAATGGAGCTTAAAGAATTGCCTCTGAAGGGTTTGGAGAGCATTTTGGGTCGGTACGTTGCAAATTTGGACGATACCAAAGTGATCGTATTCGAAATGCCGAATCTAAAGCCTagatatcttgaaaagaCTGCATATGCCGATCGGTTCACGCAAATCTATACCTCTGCAGACTCGAGCTGTGTGGTGCTCGAGCTTAAGCCCAAATGGCTGTATAATCCGTCCGCTTATTGCAGGAACTGTTCGCACAGCAAGCTGAAGGGCCGCGAGCATCGATACTGCTATAGCAAGTTGAACCAAGATCCTCTGCATCTGACTGAGCTGCTGGCCGGCGCGGGAGATCTTCCACCGAAATTCGAAAGAGATCTTGCCTCTTATCTGGCGCGAAGCACTAACGTACTGGCGGTGCTCTATGCAGCTCAGAGAGAGCTCAAACACGAAGCGCTGTCTCGGATTGAGTCCGTTGCAGACGTTACGAGTAGCATGTCGCTGGCGATGACTTTGAGAGACGTCACTTGTTTCATAGAGTGGAGCTCTGATGGCGACCAGCTTGGGGTGAACGTGGTCGACGTTGATCTGAAGCCTAAAGAGAAGTTCCTCCACTGGCGGGAGACCCAGCTAAGACTAGACAATTTGGAGGATAAATGCTATCATTGA
- the HTD2 gene encoding hydroxyacyl-thioester dehydratase HTD2 (ancestral locus Anc_5.341) has product MNEVVKDVINPHHLEKFSGLIRGRIPGKLSSHSLAIGDHLLFFNALNRTIGRDGYFDHQSPKNLLKDPRYEYLRRVWAKGQIELLRPLSLGQEYACRESLKFIKRIRGDHYVCLERLIVGSNGESLLRELRTLAYTNSPPRTRNATETAVRNGASLGTFTFRDLDIIIYGQLSCNPHRIHWDRRYSQAVEGYRDIIVQGPFALQVLLKFAEDAIGSSITKVEYRNYNYIYPDTEVEVNLLPGQGQYRVCMNDARRPEVMFVQAVVSCQ; this is encoded by the coding sequence ATGAATGAGGTTGTTAAGGACGTGATAAATCCGCACCATTTGGAGAAATTTAGTGGTTTAATCAGGGGTAGAATTCCTGGGAAGCTTTCTTCACATTCTCTAGCCATTGGCGACCATCTGCTGTTCTTTAATGCTCTCAACAGGACCATTGGCAGGGACGGTTACTTCGATCACCAGTCCCCAAagaatcttttgaaagatccCAGGTATGAGTACTTGAGACGAGTATGGGCGAAGGGCCAGATAGAACTTCTCAGGCCGCTGTCGCTCGGCCAGGAATATGCGTGTCGAGAGAGTCTtaaattcatcaagaggATAAGAGGTGACCACTACGTCTGTCTCGAGCGACTGATCGTGGGATCCAACGGGGAGAGTCTGCTTAGGGAATTGAGGACATTGGCGTACACCAACTCACCGCCTAGGACTAGAAATGCGACTGAAACCGCTGTCCGCAATGGCGCATCGCTGGGCACTTTCACATTCAGAGATCTGGACATCATCATCTATGGTCAACTTTCTTGCAATCCCCACAGAATTCACTGGGACAGAAGATACAGTCAAGCGGTGGAAGGCTATCGTGATATTATAGTGCAGGGCCCTTTCGCGCTGCAGGTGCTCTTGAAGTTCGCCGAAGATGCTATCGGTTCCTCCATCACCAAGGTCGAATATAGGAATTACAATTATATATATCCAGACACAGAGGTCGAGGTGAATCTGCTTCCAGGACAGGGACAGTATCGAGTATGCATGAATGACGCTAGGAGACCGGAGGTCATGTTTGTACAAGCCGTGGTCTCATGTCAATGA